The Malus domestica chromosome 10, GDT2T_hap1 genome contains a region encoding:
- the LOC103429560 gene encoding transcription factor IBH1-like encodes MNPKRLSLRPNYTTFKSRFAKGFLQALKRINTQRSISSTNVLPPSPREMCRRYLSVKNAADASMASAVGTRRAWSRALLTKINRSHKGSRIFNCSSRRTDNSKKMMMMTMMKKCDDGDEEEEEKEEKETGIVCEVNQLRKFVPGGEAMDICSLLDEAAHYIKCLNTQVKVMRKIADICSAA; translated from the coding sequence ATGAATCCAAAGCGCTTGTCTTTAAGGCCTAATTATACCACGTTTAAATCTAGGTTCGCAAAAGGGTTTCTTCAAGCCTTGAAGAGAATAAATACGCAAAGATCTATATCATCAACGAATGTACTACCACCTTCTCCTAGGGAGATGTGTAGAAGGTATTTGAGTGTTAAGAATGCTGCTGATGCATCCATGGCTTCGGCTGTTGGGACTAGAAGAGCTTGGAGCCGCGCTTTGCTTACGAAGATTAATCGAAGCCACAAGGGTTCACGGATTTTTAATTGTTCATCAAGAAGAACTGACAACAgtaagaagatgatgatgatgacaatGATGAAGAAGTGTGATGACggtgatgaggaggaggaggagaaggaggagaaaGAGACTGGTATTGTTTGCGAGGTGAACCAACTTCGAAAGTTCGTACCAGGTGGGGAAGCCATGGATATTTGCAGCTTGTTAGACGAGGCTGCACATTACATCAAGTGTCTCAACACTCAGGTAAAAGTGATGAGAAAGATTGCAGATATCTGCTCTGCTGCTTGA